In Miscanthus floridulus cultivar M001 chromosome 19, ASM1932011v1, whole genome shotgun sequence, the DNA window gagggagaaagccgagggtgagtctcataggcttgcacccctatttggcttgttttctttcgtgcttaaccccatcccgccTATCTTGGCGCAGGGCTAGAGAAGGAGGCCacccgggcagctgaggcctccatcgcagtgcaggcggtgctcgaggctaaGATCCAGGAGCACAACACGCTGCAGAGCGCCACCCATactgcctgcgaggccctggaggtcggaggggtcgagtcgggcagctccctcgggagccgcttgataacgttgagcggccgagtccatGAGCGGCTTCggggggcgctgcatacgggcgtcaagcgcgccctggccgtcgtctcctcgcactacgccggcatcgacctcgaggccatcagcgatggttacgtcatggctgaggatgacgagaaggccgaggaggaggtcatgaagctagtGGAGGTGGCTAAGGCCCCTGGCACAACACTGGCCaagttgttcgaagaggaggtggttcctcccacgccgactgccgacgctggcgaccctgagttttgacctgggccaaaggggccatgtaaatagattaggacttacatcattgtaccatgacgcttatggccatcgaggccttttaaagtaattatgtgtatatgctttttaattattttttattgtattttcgagcctctgccctctatctcgtctttgaacatatctcttgcaaaaaacttcctcggagcctaagctgcacttcgggcaaaaggtggtgagggagtttccgtagcccagaggcgtaggctgtctcacggctcggccgttcttttggccctgagacagactttcggtccttaggtgttttacaatcgatttgtcagagtacgcgagagagtttggcatagaaattttttcgaaaaatgacaaaacgactaaaaatggtgtctgggacttagggggggggggttcccccttctagcccctgagggaggcttagttctgcagaggcagagccaagtcttgttcgagccccgcggtgggcacctctacagaggcagagccgagtctcccttttAGCGTTATCGTAACActgatcccccatcgatgggctcgaggggtttctcaaaaaattagaacaactaaagaacgcttctttattgtatttcgagaaacaatgtatgcAATGCTtgaaaatttaagggtagaagcgacgtagttgttctatgttccaagcgttggtgaggatttcgcccttctcgttggctagcttgtaggtgccaggcttcagcacttgggcgacgatgtacagCCCTTCCCtagcggggtcagcttgtggtggcccttattgctctgcctcagtctcagcaccaggtcgcccacctttaggtctcggcttcgaatgcgccgggcttgatagcatcatagggcttgctggtacttggccgagtgtagcagcgcaacgtctcgggcttcctccagttggtcgagggcgtcctcgcgggcagtgcggttgctttgctcgttgtaggcttgtagcctcggggaaccgtactccaagtcagtggggaggatggcctcggctccatagaccaagaagaatggtgtgaaccccgtggctctgcttggagtgttcctcaggctccagatgatcgacgggagttcggcaagccatttcttgccaaatttcttcaaccggttgtatatttttggcttgaggccctgtaggatcatgccattggcatgttctacttggccgtttgtcctagggtgtcctatggccgaccaggccacacggatgtggtggtcgtcgcagaacgttaggaacttgtggccggtgaattgtgtcccattgtcagtgatgatggtgtttggaaccccgaacctgtggatgatatcagtgaagaacatcaCCACTTGCTCGGATTTAattcgagtgatcggacgagcctcgatccacttggagaacttgtcaatagctaccagcaaatgggtatagcccccgggggccttctgcaaaggcccaaccatgtccagcccccacatggcgaatggccatgtaacaGGGATGGTttagagggcttgggccgggaggtgtgtctgccgtgcatagtactggcatccctcacagaagcgtaccagcttggtggcatcagcaaccgccgttggccagtagaacccttggtggaaggcatttccgacgagcatccgaggcgctgcatggtgcccgtaggctcctgcatgcaagtcccaaagtagggcttggcctacctcggtggtgatgcaccgttggaggacgccagatgggcttcacccatacaactcgccgttgctgaggacataagttttggctcatcACGCAAGCcgttgggcttcggtcctgtctgcaggaagctctcctcgaacgaggcaatcaaggaacatgATTCGCTAGTCCGTGCCCTGGCCGGCCTCAGGAGGCTCCGCGTTGATTTCCATAGCCTCGGGCTCGGCCGTAGGGATCTtggtgatagagggggcctcaggccctgcggtgggcttgaccggtgggccctcttccaccgccgaggcatagtcaatggagggcttgtggaggtctctggcgaagatgtttggggggaccggggcctgtgccgacgccatctttgccagtttatccatggcctcgttgaatttttgcgcaatgtggttgagttcgaggtcgttgaacttgtcttctaggcgacgtaccaacttgtagtacgcctccattttggggtcatggcagttcgactccttcatcacttgatcgacgacgagctacgaATCGCCCCGTATGTTGAGACACactgtactccaagttcgatggcgatctgcaaaccattgacgagggcttcgtactcagctgcgttgttggaggcggcgaagtggagtcggatcatgtagcgcatgtgcactctgaggggtgagatgaagagcagacccgcgcctacccCGATCTTCATtaaggacccatcaaagtacatggtccagcattccgcctagatttgagcaggtggcagttgggtgtcggtccactcagccacaaaatcggccaagacctaggatttaattgcttttcgaggcgcaaaagatagggcttcccccattAGTTCGAtgacccacttggctattctacccgaggcctcccagttctggattatctctcccagagggaaagatgacaccacagtcaccgggtgggactcaaagtagtgacgcagcttgtgtcgagccaagactatggcgtagatcaacttctggagGTGGGGGTAGTGTGTCTTAGTCTCGgaaagcacctcgctgatgaagtaaataggtcgttggataggtagagcatgcccctcttcctgcctctcggccactacggccgcgctgaccacttgggttgttgcggcgacatagagtaagagggcctcgcccttggtcgacagcaccaggatgggaggattggtgagcagtgccttgagcttggtgagggcatctttagcctcgggggtccaagaaaagcgttcggattttctcaagaggcggtacagaggcaagcctttttcaccgattttctcaagaggcggtacagaggcaagcctttttcaccatggcgcgagatgaagcggcttagggccacaaggcatcccataaccctctacactcccttgaggtctcggattggtcccatgttggtcacggccgagaccttctctgggttggcctcgatgccgcgctccgagactatgaatcccaagagcatgcccttctctctgaggcatttgaaggctatctccaagtcatcgacgagatcactggcctttctggacttgaccatgatgtcgtccacgtaggcctcgatggttcgcccgatgtgctcgccaaagacctaggtcatgcaccgctggtatgtggcccctgcgtttctaaggctgaatggcatagtcacatagcagtacatgccgaatgggggtgatgaaagaagttgcgagctgatcagattctttcatcttgatttgatggtaaccggaatacgcatcaaggaaagataaggtttcgcatcccgtagtggagtcattgatttggtcgattcggggtaatgggaatgggacttttggacatgctttattcaaaccagtgtagtctacacacatcctccacttctcatttttcttcttaactaatatgggattagctaaccactctggatgggacactttcttgatgaatctggccgccaagagcttctgcacctcctcaccgatggccctgcgcttttcctcgtcgaatcgacGCAGGTGCTGCTTCACCAGTCTAGAaccagcccggatgtccaaggcatgctcggcgaccttcctcggtatgcccggcatgtccgagggactccacgcgaacacaTCAGCATTcgcgcggagaaagtcgatgagcacgacttcctatttgctgtcgagggtggcgccgatcctcagcgctcggtcgttggagcaggtggggtcgaccgggacgagcttgacggcctctgcGGGCTTGAAAGTCCTAGCGCGATGCTTGGCGTtaggcgcctcgctaccaagccggtcaaggttgatgatgagggtctcggcctccacgagagcctcgacgtactcgatgcattcattGTCGCAGTTGTATGCATGCTCATacatggactcgacagtgatgacaccattggggctcggcatcttgagcttgaggtaggtgtagttggggatcaccatgaacttggcatagcacgggcgccctaggatggcgtgataggtccccttgaacccaaccacctcgaaggtgaggacctccttgcggtagttggagggagtgctgaagtagacgggcaagtcgatgcgcccaagAGGCCACGTGCgtttccctagcatgatgccgtggaagggcgtgGCGTCGCCTCAGagccgtgactggtcgagctccaggagctctagggtgttggcgtagaggatgttgagaccgctgcctccgtccatcaacaccttggtgagccaggtgttgccgatgatcgggtcgacgacgagtggaTACTGCCTGGGGTttggacataatcggggtggtcatcctgatcaaaggtgatcacctcccgagactagttgaggtaccggggagtggccaccttaaccgagaagacctcccggtgctCCTTCTTTCGCTAGCGTGtcatgaggcacgctgaaggcctgccaaagatcatgaaggcgttgtgcaccttggggaacccgtcgtccttgtcgttgtccctatcaccggcgcccctcttcttggcatcatcaTTGGGGAgctcgagcttggcgtagtaacgccagagcatggtgcactcttcgagggtgtgcttcaccgggccctggtggtaagggcagggcttcttaagcatgtcgtcgaagagcccggggcctctggtggggcctcagggattcttgcgatCAGCGGCCGTGactagatcggcctcgaggaccacctgcttcccctagcgaccctttttctttttcttggggaggtggggggccgaggccccgggggcctcatccctccacttccccttggcgtcattgtcggggaagatggccccgacagcctcttcgcctgaggcaaagttggtggcgatgtcgaggagcacggccgCCATGGTTGGTACGTTCTGGCCTAACTCACAGACCAGGTCTTAGcaggaggtgccggagaggaacgcctggacaatttccgagtcaccgacgctgggcaactcggtgcattgcttggataagcatcggatgaagtctcggagagactcgtctggtctctggcgacaactcttgaggtcctaggagttcccagggcgcacgtatgtgacctggaaattcccgacgaagacctttaccaggTCGCGCCAGTTGTTGATCTGTAAGGAAGGGAGCTGTTCGAGCCAAGctcacgccgagtctgacaggaacaaggggaggggggaggttgcagatgatgagcaggtcatcatccatgtcgcctagctaacaagccaggcggtaatcggccagccacagctcagggttggtctcgccgctgtactttgcgagGTTGGTCGGTAGCTGAAACCGGGCCGAGAAGTGAGCgccgcggatggccttgctgaagactcaagggccaggtggcctaggagagggactgcggtcctccccactgtcgtagcgaccgccttggtgcgggtggtagcctcgagcgggcccgtcgttgtcgtggcgccgtcgcctgctgaccacatcatggtcgccttgcgcctcgcgtcggtcgctgaggcgatcgtgcaccgagggggccttgttggctgtcggtgcccgagcaggctcgggacgaaccgaggcctctctatcctacaGAGGTGGTGCCATGGGTAGTTCTAAGGCACCCCCGCGCCAtcgagaggcggaacttttggcctgctgtaccgcggcggtctcgaggaggtctcggagctcgccgtggacccgtcgcccctccgaggtagagggcttgggcatcgtccagagta includes these proteins:
- the LOC136525713 gene encoding uncharacterized protein, with protein sequence MVIPNYTYLKLKMPSPNGVITVESMYEHAYNCDNECIEYVEALVEAETLIINLDRLGSEAPNAKHRARTFKPAEAVKLVPVDPTCSNDRALRIGATLDSK